The following is a genomic window from Thaumasiovibrio subtropicus.
CTTCTTTTATCGATGCAACCTTCGCAGAGTCAAAACTTGGTTCTGCAGCAAGCTGTTGATGTATCTGACCCACAGATTTTCCTTGCGCACTGAGAGAGACGGCATCGCTACGAGGTGAGCTGCTTGTCGAGCTAGCCTCACTGCCCGAGTTGCGCGATGCTCCCGGTTTTTCTTGTGCACTACGCTGAGTAGAGTATGTCTGCCCACTACGTAGTTGATCGATACTGGCCATATTGAAAGCCTTCTAATGGTAAATTCTTGAACTGTCTATTTATCGGCGTTGACTAGGTTAACTTTAGCAGTATTTTAGAAATCAACGCTAACTTCCCCAACGCCGGTTATTCTACCATCAATTACTCGCCGGGACTTGTTGTTTTGTACTTTTATCTGCTCGCCGAGCAGCCCGTCACTTAAGGCTTTACCCGGTGTGATGATATTGAGTCCACCACCAGCGGCAATAATACGCACTGTGTCATTACGACAGACCA
Proteins encoded in this region:
- the flgM gene encoding flagellar biosynthesis anti-sigma factor FlgM, with product MASIDQLRSGQTYSTQRSAQEKPGASRNSGSEASSTSSSPRSDAVSLSAQGKSVGQIHQQLAAEPSFDSAKVASIKEAISNGSYVIDADRLASNMMQFEEELRGF